A stretch of Aspergillus nidulans FGSC A4 chromosome VI DNA encodes these proteins:
- a CDS encoding uncharacterized protein (transcript_id=CADANIAT00010296) has protein sequence MSQAIIRRWRAVIERLVCCRSFCIYHRTDPPGSYWDPDLTTDDEYEPVWRVSLSVSDIVAIMLNIFSASQIPVLSFALGCGRYFSKNPGHQIDTTRLDPVLLRTANFKYAWSNLTALVLESEITGSSTVQFATSLVQAATRLRRLTINFDHGHDALALMEQLSCTDFEFQLEEIHFEAGWLGSGEYLERFLLKHDRTLWTLSLVLIGLRQEAWVPMLKSLTDLRALRAFRLVCPTASEADKKSCVKFPNVEKNCIVDEASGTQFKYRRFWFHESHMTMVSYRGSKMKVALQTLVDGIEFAPKRDLSSTESFKSIDQRRMSVSSMVTEPGSS, from the exons ATGTCCCAGGCCATTATACGCCGATGGCGCGCGGTGATTGAGCGCCTTGTCTGCTGTAGGTCGTTTTGCATTTACCATCGAACCGACCCCCCGGGTAGCTACTGGGATCCCGACCTTACGACTGACGACGAGTATGAGCCTGTCTGGCGGGTATCGTTGTCAGTGAGCGATATTGTGGCAATCATGCTGAATATTTTCAGTGCAAGTCAAATCCCAGTGCTCAGTTTTGCTCTGGGATGTGGCAGGTATTTCAGCAAAAACCCAGGCCATCAAATTGATACCACGCGCCTCGACCCGGTCCTACTCCGGACGGCCAATTTCAAGTATGCCTGGTCCAACCTGACTGCTCTAGTTCTTGAGTCTGAAATTACGGGGAGTTCGACTGTGCAATTTGCTACATCTCTCGTGCAAGCCGCGACTAGGCTTCGACGATTGACAATCAACTTTGACCACGGGCATGACGCCTTGGCTTTAATGGAGCAACTGTCGTGCACGGATTTCGAATTTCAACTAGAGGAAATTCATTTTGAGGCGGGATGGCTGGGATCTGGCGAATATCTCGAGCGATTCTTGTTGAAGCATGACCGTACGCTCTGGACTCTCTCGCTGGTCTTGATCGGCTTGAGACAGGAGGCCTGGGTTCCCATGCTCAAAAGTCTCACAGATTTAAGAGCACTGAGGGCGTTCAGGCTTGTCTGCCCAACGGCTAGTGAAGCCGACAAAAAGAGCTGCGTCAAGTTTCCCAATGTTGAGAAAAATTGCATTGTTGATGAAGCATCGGGAACACAATTTAAATACAGGAGATTTTGGTTCCACGAGTCGCATATGACAATGGTCAGTTACCGTGGGTCGAAGATGAAGGTTGCACTTCAGACATTGGTCGACGGCATCGAGTTCGCTCCTAAGAGGGACCTGTCTTCGACGGAGTCGTTCAAGTCGATTGATCAACGGCGGATGAGCGTCAGCTCCATGG TAACAGAGCCTGGGAGTTCGTAG
- a CDS encoding uncharacterized protein (transcript_id=CADANIAT00010295): protein MQFQDIPEEILLSIIDTVADEGIHYLHSLALTCKRCNVLCNIDERRSYHCIFIHSFLDCNAAFKKLLAILRKPRLGRLNVPFAILPPIWERNLPDEDMKLLRAAVRNAGFEGRHEQRVMQMLMQRDAHSHFMAPAYSLDIARERGVYIGQAIAAVLLTVCTDIENMGIGTPAARELTWDQPPRDGVLVHAFPLCRIMKAIHKSPLQCGYLSKLRILELFTPRPGSRMYDQADIIGRMEIFQGLPSLETLVVEGASWGTRSTTRLVERRFTVGACRAKNVYITHSKFGTDVLAGVLSAVSELREFTYCTGGRMGHPHFRHANDFNPCTFFKFLLIHKLTLRTLDLDCDAQLGESMNTYYDGGETILEHYPDELNRTCGPYCRHIENLHWIFKLDGGLRDFTALTHMRIGAKTLVLFALGINTRLSRARPYLDGFMLLHALPPNLQVLTVRGFRVPIPGAYYSVDWALLRLAGLLARHRPDLVVEGLGPLVQSGHDLTRQSLPADVYDQLIGS, encoded by the exons ATGCAGTTCCAGGATATCCCCGAGGAGATCCTTCTGAGCATCATTGACACCGTTGCAGACGAAGGCATCCACTACCTGCATTCCCTCGCTCTGACCTGCAAGCGCTGTAATGTCCTCTGCAACATAGACGAGCGGCGTTCCTACCATTGTATCTTTATACACAGCTTCCTTGACTGCAACGCCGCTTTCAAGAAGCTCCTGGCCATCCTGCGCAAGCCTCGTCTTGGAAG GCTCAACGTCCCGTTTGCCATTCTTCCGCCAATTTGGGAGCGCAACCTGCCCGATGAGGATATGAAGTTGCTCCGAGCTGCTGTTAGAAATGCCGGTTTTGAGGGACGCCACGAGCAGAGGGTGATGCAAATGCTCATGCAAAGGGATGCGCACAGCCATTTCATGGCCCCGGCTTACAG TCTTGATATTGCTCGCGAACGCGGAGTCTACATTGGCCAAGCCATTGCCGCTGTCCTTCTTACCGTCTGCACTGATATCGAAAACATGGGCATTGGAACCCCTGCTGCGAGAGAGCTGACGTGGGACCAGCCTCCTCGTGACGGAGTGCTCGTTCACGCGTTCCCTCTTTGTCGAATCATGAAAGCTATCCATAAGTCGCCACTTCAGTGTGGGTATCTGAGCAAATTAAGAATACTGGAACTGTTCACTCCTCGGCCGGGTAGCCGGATGTACGACCAAGCGGATATCATTGGGCGGATGGAGATCTTCCAGGGACTACCGAGCCTGGAGACACTTGTGGTTGAGGGTGCGAGCTGGGGAACCAGATCCACCACTAGATTGGTCGAGAGGCGTTTCACGGTAGGCGCTTGTCGCGCAAAGAACGTCTACATCACACACTCGAAGTTTGGCACCGATGTCCTTGCAGGTGTGCTCTCTGCTGTCTCTGAGCTTCGCGAGTTTACCTATTGTACCGGCGGCCGCATGGGACATCCACATTTCCGCCACGCAAACGATTTCAATCCGTGCACCTTCTTCAAGTTCCTCCTGATTCACAAACTCACACTCCGCACTCTCGACCTAGACTGCGATGCTCAACTCGGGGAGTCAATGAACACCTATTACGATGGTGGCGAAACCATCCTGGAGCATTATCCTGATGAGCTCAACCGCACTTGCGGCCCCTACTGCCGGCACATAGAAAACCTCCACTGGATCTTCAAATTAGATGGTGGACTGCGTGATTTCACCGCGTTAACTCATATGAGAATCGGCGCTAAGACCCTCGTCCTTTTTGCCCTGGGTATCAACACTCGGCTTTCTCGGGCGCGCCCCTATCTCGATGGATTTATGCTGCTCCATGCTCTGCCGCCGAATCTCCAGGTCTTGACTGTTCGGGGCTTCCGGGTGCCTATTCCTGGAGCTTACTATAGTGTGGATTGGGCTCTCTTGAGACTTGCTGGTCTACTGGCTAGACATCGTCCTGACCTTGTTGTTGAGGGATTGGGTCCGCTAGTTCAGAGCGGGCATGATCTTACTCGTCAATCGCTTCCGGCGGATGTTTATGATCAACTTATTGGGTCTTAA
- a CDS encoding bZIP transcription factor (transcript_id=CADANIAT00010294) — translation MAEMNTPSSLQRDRPIIPLTHMPQQANVWKADDDWTGVVDRGERRKLQNRQNQRKWRQRKKASARGFRTSTSPLSSVASISYEDPTETAKQEYEDGSDVFCGHAPPNALQYLRSFEATLRQSYLTNSPQLDHLIGLTRLNVHKAIRENIRAIGMTIEWTICEDSISIFNLAPPSPNLNIDRIPVSLRPTEIQKSLPHHPWLDFFPFPAMRDTLISAAHLFDDEELCHDLMAFWDTRNTQATLVVWGVSWEPGNWEVTEGFARKWGWLLKGSPELLVSTNIWRMKRGERPLDWRRILAGV, via the exons ATGGCTGAAATGAATactcccagctctcttcAACGTGATAGGCCTATCATCCCCCTCACGCATATGCCGCAGCAGGCCAACGTCTGGAAGGCAGACGATGACTGGACCGGTGTCGTCGATCGtggggagaggaggaagctgcaGAATCGACAGAACCAGAGGAAGTGGC GCCAGCGGAAAAAAGCAAGTGCTCGAGGGTTCCGAACAAGCACGTCCCCATTAAGCTCGGTGGCATCCATTTCCTATGAAGACCCAACCGAGACAGCAAAGCAAGAGTATGAGGATGGCTCAGACGTGTTTTGCGGCCATGCTCCTCCCAACGCCCTGCAGTACTTGCGCTCATTCGAAGCCACCCTGCGCCAGAGCTACCTCACCAACTCACCTCAGCTAGATCACTTGATCGGTTTAACTCGTTTAAATGTGCACAAGGCAATAAGAGAAAATATCCGTGCTATCGGTATGACCATTGAATGGACGATATGTGAAGATTCCATCTCAATCTTCAATCTCGCCCCACCGTCTCCAAATCTCAATATAGACCGGATACCAGTTAGTCTCCGACCAACTGAGATCCAGAAAAGTCTGCCGCACCACCCGTGGCTGGATTTCTTTCCGTTTCCTGCCATGCGCGACACACTCATATCTGCGGCGCACTTGttcgatgacgaggagcTGTGCCATGATCTCATGGCGTTCTGGGATACGAGGAATACCCAGGCGACGCTGGTTGTCTGGGGAGTGTCGTGGGAGCCGGGGAACTGGGAGGTGACAGAAGGGTTTGCAAGGAAATGGGGATGGTTGCTAAAAGGGTCCCCGGAGCTGCTGGTTAGTACGAATATTTGGAGAAtgaagaggggagagaggCCATTGGATTGGCGGCGTATTTTAGCTGGTGTATAG
- a CDS encoding uncharacterized protein (transcript_id=CADANIAT00010297), translated as MPIGQPSVGPAADAAAIHSGGLRSRMCPIMASFYDLPPELVESVASFLWLSEDLCSLRLTCRYFYLSTLRYFRKSQFETVSVDLYLSSLHRLEGLCTRPDLVRNIQRLVIWTKWTAERAVETKQFWQRYPSGRLIMSQAIIRRWRAVIERLVCCRSFCIYHRTDPPGSYWDPDLTTDDEYEPVWRVSLSVSDIVAIMLNIFSASQIPVLSFALGCGRYFSKNPGHQIDTTRLDPVLLRTANFKYAWSNLTALVLESEITGSSTVQFATSLVQAATRLRRLTINFDHGHDALALMEQLSCTDFEFQLEEIHFEAGWLGSGEYLERFLLKHDRTLWTLSLVLIGLRQEAWVPMLKSLTDLRALRAFRLVCPTASEADKKSCVKFPNVEKNCIVDEASGTQFKYRRFWFHESHMTMVSYRGSKMKVALQTLVDGIEFAPKRDLSSTESFKSIDQRRMSVSSMGVWD; from the exons ATGCCGATAGGGCAACCA TCGGTTGGACCTGCCGCCGACGCTGCTGCCATACACAGTGGCGGGTTGCGGAGCCGAA TGTGCCCGATCATGGCCTCGTTTTACGACCTTCCGCCAGAACTCGTCGAATCAGTCGCCTCGTTCCTGTGGCTGAGCGAGGATCTCTGCTCGCTGCGCCTTACATGTCGATATTTCTACCTCAGCACACTGCGGTACTTTAGAAAATCTCAATTTGAGACCGTCAGTGTCGACCTCTACCTGAGTTCCCTCCACCGGCTCGAGGGGCTGTGCACAAGACCAGACCTCGTGCGAAATATCCAGCGTCTCGTTATTTGGACAAAATGGACGGCGGAGAGAGCGGTTGAAACAAAACAATTCTGGCAGCGGTACCCGTCTGGACGACTAATCATGTCCCAGGCCATTATACGCCGATGGCGCGCGGTGATTGAGCGCCTTGTCTGCTGTAGGTCGTTTTGCATTTACCATCGAACCGACCCCCCGGGTAGCTACTGGGATCCCGACCTTACGACTGACGACGAGTATGAGCCTGTCTGGCGGGTATCGTTGTCAGTGAGCGATATTGTGGCAATCATGCTGAATATTTTCAGTGCAAGTCAAATCCCAGTGCTCAGTTTTGCTCTGGGATGTGGCAGGTATTTCAGCAAAAACCCAGGCCATCAAATTGATACCACGCGCCTCGACCCGGTCCTACTCCGGACGGCCAATTTCAAGTATGCCTGGTCCAACCTGACTGCTCTAGTTCTTGAGTCTGAAATTACGGGGAGTTCGACTGTGCAATTTGCTACATCTCTCGTGCAAGCCGCGACTAGGCTTCGACGATTGACAATCAACTTTGACCACGGGCATGACGCCTTGGCTTTAATGGAGCAACTGTCGTGCACGGATTTCGAATTTCAACTAGAGGAAATTCATTTTGAGGCGGGATGGCTGGGATCTGGCGAATATCTCGAGCGATTCTTGTTGAAGCATGACCGTACGCTCTGGACTCTCTCGCTGGTCTTGATCGGCTTGAGACAGGAGGCCTGGGTTCCCATGCTCAAAAGTCTCACAGATTTAAGAGCACTGAGGGCGTTCAGGCTTGTCTGCCCAACGGCTAGTGAAGCCGACAAAAAGAGCTGCGTCAAGTTTCCCAATGTTGAGAAAAATTGCATTGTTGATGAAGCATCGGGAACACAATTTAAATACAGGAGATTTTGGTTCCACGAGTCGCATATGACAATGGTCAGTTACCGTGGGTCGAAGATGAAGGTTGCACTTCAGACATTGGTCGACGGCATCGAGTTCGCTCCTAAGAGGGACCTGTCTTCGACGGAGTCGTTCAAGTCGATTGATCAACGGCGGATGAGCGTCAGCTCCATGGGTGTGTGGGATTAG